Proteins found in one Nostoc sp. NIES-3756 genomic segment:
- a CDS encoding DUF3592 domain-containing protein, with amino-acid sequence MDDKQFFLMFGSIFGGIGSIFAIIGVLIGLEINSSVGTVKTQGTVIDFERVKSVDSEGHSHEYYYPIVSFTPSSGKTTTFESRTGSYPPAFSKGQQVEIVYNPQQPSSAMIYSWFDLWFLPTMFTGMGSIFALIGGIALIKSFPRLLILK; translated from the coding sequence ATGGATGATAAACAGTTTTTTCTGATGTTTGGTTCTATATTTGGTGGTATTGGCAGTATATTTGCTATCATAGGTGTCTTAATTGGACTAGAAATTAATTCTTCTGTAGGTACAGTAAAAACACAAGGAACTGTTATTGATTTTGAGCGAGTAAAGTCAGTTGATAGTGAAGGTCACTCACATGAGTATTATTATCCGATAGTTAGCTTTACTCCCAGTTCTGGTAAAACAACTACATTTGAATCTCGTACAGGTAGTTACCCACCAGCATTTAGTAAGGGTCAGCAAGTTGAGATAGTTTATAATCCTCAACAACCAAGTTCTGCCATGATTTATTCTTGGTTTGATTTGTGGTTTCTACCTACAATGTTTACTGGAATGGGGTCAATTTTTGCTTTAATCGGGGGAATTGCACTGATAAAGTCGTTTCCGCGCCTGCTGATACTGAAGTAG
- a CDS encoding FAD-dependent oxidoreductase — protein sequence MKPRHQVAFLYTSLVSLSLVSGYLIPATIVAAPPRTPDKTVNCDILVVGGGLSGVATAYEGLLAGRRVCLTEITDWLGGQISSQGTSALDERPTQSQRQFYSRGYLELRNRIQKKYGELNPGDCWVSDSCFLPRDAHTIMVQMLRDAEKRGKGKLEWFPNTVIKDLEISQGKLINSAIAIQHQPAKGAPPLNTLPLSQTIADAYRYSNSSRFTKTIIRLVPQQTKGNAPKWYIVDASETGEIIALADVPYRLGIDARSYLEPSSSSNKNDPYCTQGFTYTFAMEATKEPQPQKMPPYYLQYSPYFSYELKRLADFGLVFTYRRIWSPGEGQQVTFNGVKYTAPVPGDISMQNWTWGNDYRPGTAQDNLVYTRQQLQGTGQLKPGGWMGGLRTESLGNAEEKAYSYYYWLVQGTTDSQLGEGVKRPQTNNRFLSGLDSPMGTAHGLSKYPYMREGRRIIGRPSWGQPTGFTIWEIDISRRNYNDEYYRKTLPADMYRQLRAALAGLEATSVISGQVSPDKAMRRTRSSIFPDAVGIGHYAIDFHPCMEKSPPEAPGNRERPGERRGAGQAYPFQIALRAMIPQKIDNLIVGGKSIATSHIAAAAYRVHSFEWSAGAAAGTVAAFSLKNGVAPYQLVDDLPKPEPQLQALKRLLEQNGNPTAFPDTSIFNQNWEDWR from the coding sequence ATGAAGCCCAGACATCAAGTAGCCTTTCTCTACACATCACTCGTCAGTCTTAGCTTAGTCTCTGGCTACCTCATACCTGCTACCATTGTCGCTGCACCACCAAGAACCCCAGATAAAACGGTAAACTGTGACATTTTAGTTGTCGGTGGTGGACTTTCTGGTGTCGCCACAGCTTACGAAGGTTTACTTGCTGGGAGAAGGGTATGCTTGACGGAAATTACCGACTGGTTGGGAGGGCAAATTTCTTCTCAGGGAACCTCGGCTTTAGATGAACGCCCAACACAAAGTCAACGCCAATTCTATTCTCGCGGTTATTTGGAACTGCGTAACCGGATTCAAAAAAAATATGGTGAACTCAACCCCGGAGACTGTTGGGTGAGTGATTCCTGTTTTTTACCTCGTGATGCCCATACAATTATGGTGCAAATGCTGAGAGATGCAGAGAAGCGGGGTAAGGGGAAACTGGAATGGTTTCCTAACACAGTAATTAAGGATTTGGAAATTTCTCAGGGTAAGTTAATTAATAGCGCGATCGCCATTCAACATCAACCAGCTAAAGGCGCACCCCCCCTTAACACCCTACCCTTATCACAAACAATTGCAGACGCTTATCGCTACAGCAACTCATCCCGGTTTACTAAAACTATTATTCGCCTAGTTCCCCAACAAACTAAGGGTAATGCCCCCAAATGGTATATTGTCGATGCTAGCGAAACTGGCGAAATTATTGCCCTGGCTGATGTTCCCTACCGCTTAGGCATTGATGCCCGTTCTTACCTAGAACCTTCCTCATCCAGTAACAAAAATGACCCCTACTGTACCCAAGGGTTTACTTACACCTTTGCAATGGAGGCTACCAAGGAACCGCAGCCGCAGAAAATGCCCCCCTATTATTTACAATATTCACCCTATTTCAGCTATGAATTAAAACGGTTAGCAGACTTTGGCTTAGTCTTCACCTACCGCCGCATCTGGAGTCCCGGCGAAGGACAACAAGTCACCTTCAACGGCGTGAAATATACCGCCCCCGTACCAGGAGATATTTCCATGCAAAACTGGACATGGGGTAACGACTACCGCCCAGGTACAGCCCAAGATAACCTCGTATACACACGCCAACAATTACAAGGTACTGGACAGTTAAAACCAGGTGGTTGGATGGGAGGACTAAGAACCGAAAGCCTGGGTAATGCTGAAGAAAAAGCCTATTCCTACTATTACTGGTTAGTACAGGGAACTACCGACTCTCAACTTGGGGAAGGAGTGAAGCGTCCTCAAACCAATAACCGTTTCTTATCAGGGTTAGACTCGCCAATGGGAACAGCACATGGGTTATCAAAATACCCCTATATGCGAGAAGGCAGGCGCATCATCGGCCGCCCTAGTTGGGGGCAACCCACAGGCTTTACAATTTGGGAAATAGATATTTCTCGCCGCAACTACAACGATGAATATTACCGGAAAACCCTACCCGCCGATATGTATCGCCAATTACGGGCAGCATTAGCAGGTTTAGAAGCAACATCGGTGATTTCTGGTCAAGTTTCCCCAGATAAAGCCATGCGCCGCACTCGTTCTAGCATTTTCCCAGATGCTGTAGGCATTGGTCACTATGCGATCGACTTTCACCCCTGCATGGAGAAAAGCCCACCAGAAGCACCCGGTAATAGAGAACGTCCCGGAGAAAGACGCGGTGCAGGACAAGCCTATCCCTTCCAAATAGCGCTACGGGCGATGATTCCCCAAAAAATCGATAACCTAATAGTAGGTGGTAAAAGTATCGCCACCAGTCACATCGCGGCGGCTGCTTACAGAGTCCACTCCTTTGAATGGTCTGCTGGTGCGGCGGCGGGAACCGTAGCGGCCTTTTCCCTCAAAAATGGAGTCGCACCCTACCAATTAGTAGACGACTTACCTAAACCAGAACCTCAACTTCAAGCCCTCAAACGCCTCTTAGAACAAAACGGCAACCCCACAGCCTTCCCTGATACTTCCATCTTTAATCAGAATTGGGAAGATTGGAGATAA
- a CDS encoding type II toxin-antitoxin system VapC family toxin, giving the protein MKLLLDTCALIWYLTEDARLFPEVYEQIADSDNEVFVSAASAWEIEIKRGKKDFDCPDDLLTVIKVCEFNVLSITIEHAIKTASLPKHHKDPFDRILIAQAIVEKMILVISDSKIIGVYPVPILVSKKQ; this is encoded by the coding sequence ATGAAATTATTACTTGATACTTGTGCTTTGATATGGTATTTAACTGAAGATGCACGTTTATTTCCTGAAGTTTACGAACAAATTGCTGATTCTGATAATGAGGTATTTGTTAGTGCTGCTAGTGCTTGGGAGATTGAAATAAAAAGAGGTAAAAAAGATTTTGATTGTCCTGATGATTTATTAACTGTTATAAAAGTTTGTGAATTTAATGTTCTGTCAATTACAATTGAACACGCAATTAAAACGGCATCCTTACCTAAACACCATAAAGACCCTTTTGACAGAATATTAATAGCACAAGCAATTGTAGAGAAGATGATTTTAGTTATTAGCGATAGTAAAATTATCGGTGTATATCCAGTTCCAATTTTAGTTTCTAAGAAACAATAA
- a CDS encoding class I SAM-dependent methyltransferase, protein MNTPQDPRKYAPATQRNREPILEVLLQVLPASGTILEIASGTGEHAIFFASRLSPRQWLPSDPNPELRASIAAWTDQFPADNLYPPLELDASQPIWPVEQDADLPSPIVAIVNINMIHISPWSACLGLMAGAGRILPPGGILYLYGPYKQGGEHTAPSNAAFDESLRSQHPEWGVRNLEDVVAAAKEQNLQLQKIYQMPANNLSVVFQRCL, encoded by the coding sequence ATGAACACACCACAAGACCCACGCAAATACGCCCCAGCAACACAACGCAACCGCGAACCCATCTTAGAAGTGCTTTTACAAGTATTACCTGCCAGTGGCACAATTTTAGAAATAGCAAGTGGTACAGGTGAACACGCTATTTTCTTCGCCTCCCGCCTCAGTCCGCGTCAATGGCTACCCTCCGACCCCAACCCCGAATTACGAGCCAGCATAGCCGCCTGGACAGACCAATTTCCCGCCGATAATCTTTATCCACCGCTAGAACTGGATGCTAGTCAGCCAATATGGCCAGTAGAACAAGACGCAGACTTACCATCCCCCATTGTTGCCATAGTCAATATCAACATGATTCACATTTCCCCTTGGTCAGCCTGTTTAGGACTGATGGCTGGTGCTGGGCGAATTTTGCCACCAGGAGGTATCCTGTATCTATACGGGCCTTACAAACAAGGCGGAGAGCATACCGCACCTAGTAACGCTGCCTTCGATGAATCATTACGCTCTCAACATCCAGAGTGGGGTGTACGTAATTTAGAAGATGTGGTTGCAGCAGCTAAAGAACAGAATCTCCAACTGCAAAAAATCTATCAGATGCCTGCAAATAACCTTTCGGTAGTTTTTCAACGCTGTCTATAA
- a CDS encoding DUF2103 domain-containing protein: MGKPADKSKSASRKDGRLVWNHSTHIPGLIPILERLCQQDGIQTITPGVIGRVKGHSPKMQLRISVPIRGGYKIIARQGKTVQEVFILTPLSQDTLAEMIAIACGRV, from the coding sequence ATGGGTAAACCTGCCGACAAAAGTAAATCCGCTTCTCGTAAAGATGGTAGATTAGTTTGGAATCATTCTACCCATATACCTGGCCTGATCCCAATTTTAGAGCGCCTATGTCAGCAAGATGGTATTCAAACCATTACACCAGGCGTTATTGGTAGGGTAAAAGGCCATTCCCCAAAAATGCAGCTACGTATATCTGTACCTATTCGTGGCGGTTATAAAATTATTGCTAGACAAGGAAAGACTGTGCAAGAGGTGTTTATCTTAACACCTCTTTCTCAGGATACACTTGCAGAAATGATTGCGATCGCCTGCGGCAGAGTCTAG
- the trhO gene encoding oxygen-dependent tRNA uridine(34) hydroxylase TrhO, with product MNQKNTQIVATFYKFVSLPDFTEKQDPLLAYCVAQGIKGTILLAKEGINGTIAGSRQSIDAVFSYLCSDPRLQDLEYKESTADTPPFERMKVRLKKEIVTLGLPEVDPNEQVGTYVTPQEWNELISDPEVIVIDTRNDYEVHIGTFKGAQNPQTNSFRDFPKYVRQNLDPSKHKKVAMFCTGGIRCEKASSFMLSHGFAEVYHLKGGILKYLEEVQPEESLWEGECFVFDERITVGHGLEPGNHELCFCCGHPLTDEDKASAKYEKGISCPWCFDGLTEEKRIRQQEKWRQFQLNRLRGV from the coding sequence ATGAACCAAAAAAATACGCAAATTGTGGCAACATTTTATAAATTCGTGAGTTTGCCGGATTTCACCGAGAAACAAGACCCACTCCTAGCTTACTGTGTAGCCCAAGGTATCAAAGGGACAATACTCTTAGCTAAAGAAGGAATTAACGGGACAATTGCGGGTTCACGTCAATCAATTGACGCGGTATTCTCCTATCTGTGTTCCGACCCCCGCCTACAAGACCTAGAATATAAAGAATCTACAGCAGATACCCCACCATTCGAGCGGATGAAAGTACGGTTAAAAAAGGAAATTGTCACCTTGGGTTTACCGGAAGTTGACCCCAATGAACAGGTAGGTACTTATGTTACGCCGCAAGAATGGAATGAATTAATTTCCGACCCTGAAGTAATAGTAATTGATACTCGCAACGATTACGAAGTACATATCGGCACTTTCAAAGGCGCACAAAATCCGCAAACTAATTCCTTTCGTGATTTTCCTAAGTATGTACGTCAAAACCTTGACCCTAGTAAACATAAAAAAGTTGCTATGTTCTGCACTGGGGGTATTCGTTGCGAAAAAGCCTCATCTTTTATGCTGTCCCACGGTTTCGCGGAGGTGTATCACCTGAAGGGGGGGATACTAAAATATTTAGAAGAAGTTCAGCCGGAAGAAAGTTTGTGGGAAGGTGAATGTTTCGTCTTTGATGAACGTATAACTGTAGGTCATGGTTTAGAGCCGGGAAATCATGAGTTATGTTTCTGTTGCGGACACCCCCTGACTGATGAAGATAAGGCTTCTGCAAAATATGAGAAGGGGATTTCTTGTCCTTGGTGTTTTGATGGTTTGACTGAGGAGAAAAGAATCAGACAACAGGAAAAATGGCGGCAGTTTCAGTTAAATAGATTAAGGGGAGTTTGA
- a CDS encoding lysophospholipid acyltransferase family protein, whose product MPKLINSTQPSLKFIPYSFNPLILRLMQWLLPFVLRFRTRPWLPAGIVDIQGENAEVLAQLYQQFQAGKVRFLLAFRHPEVEDPLCMLYFISRIVPQVARQKGIELQYPVHSHFVYDRGMTIWAGNWLGWLFSRLGGVPIRRGRRLDRQAIQTARNLFANAQFPIAVAPEGGNNGHSGIVSPLEPGVAQLGFWCVEDLHKANRTEAVVIVPVSIQYRYTTPPWSKLDELLTKLEADSGLSLQAIAESAPHQPEIYYQRICRLGEYLITEMEEFYSRFYHQDIPKAIATEETATPDEVLIVRLHRLLDKALQVSEQYFGIPAQGNFIDRCRRLEEASWNYVYRDDLPDINNLPPFKRGLADLVAQEADLRIQHMRLVESFVAVNATYIQEKYSADRFAETALLMFDMLARIQESTLPGRPRLGLRQALIKVGTPISVTERWEQVQNNRQAAKKAVGNLTQDLQAVLESLINEDC is encoded by the coding sequence TTGCCTAAATTAATTAACTCCACCCAACCGTCTTTAAAATTTATCCCTTACAGCTTTAACCCGCTCATACTGCGACTCATGCAATGGTTACTACCATTTGTATTACGTTTTCGCACTCGTCCTTGGCTCCCGGCTGGTATCGTTGATATTCAAGGTGAAAATGCTGAGGTATTAGCCCAACTCTATCAACAATTCCAAGCTGGTAAGGTTCGTTTCTTGTTGGCGTTCCGCCACCCAGAAGTGGAAGACCCCTTGTGTATGTTGTACTTTATTTCTCGCATTGTGCCACAGGTGGCGCGGCAAAAAGGTATCGAGTTGCAATATCCGGTGCATAGCCACTTCGTCTACGACCGGGGAATGACAATATGGGCTGGTAATTGGTTAGGTTGGTTGTTTTCCCGATTGGGGGGTGTGCCTATTCGTCGCGGACGGAGGTTAGATAGGCAAGCTATTCAAACAGCGCGAAATTTATTTGCTAATGCTCAATTTCCCATCGCTGTTGCCCCCGAAGGTGGTAATAATGGTCACAGTGGGATTGTCAGCCCTTTAGAACCTGGTGTGGCTCAATTGGGTTTCTGGTGTGTGGAAGATTTGCACAAAGCTAACCGCACTGAGGCTGTTGTTATTGTGCCAGTATCTATCCAGTATCGTTACACTACACCCCCTTGGTCAAAGTTAGATGAGTTGTTAACCAAATTAGAAGCTGATAGCGGTTTATCATTACAAGCAATTGCTGAGTCTGCACCACATCAACCAGAAATTTATTATCAGCGCATATGTCGCTTGGGTGAGTATTTAATTACAGAGATGGAAGAATTTTATAGCCGCTTCTATCATCAAGATATTCCAAAAGCGATCGCTACTGAAGAAACTGCTACCCCCGATGAGGTGTTAATTGTCAGACTACATCGCTTATTAGATAAAGCCTTACAAGTATCTGAACAATATTTTGGTATTCCCGCCCAAGGTAATTTTATCGACCGTTGCCGTCGTTTGGAAGAAGCAAGCTGGAATTATGTATACCGCGATGATTTACCAGATATCAATAATTTACCTCCTTTCAAACGCGGACTGGCGGACTTAGTAGCTCAAGAAGCGGACTTACGCATACAACATATGCGTCTGGTAGAAAGTTTTGTCGCTGTTAATGCTACTTACATTCAAGAAAAGTACAGCGCCGATAGATTTGCAGAGACGGCCTTACTAATGTTTGATATGCTGGCTCGTATCCAAGAATCAACTTTACCAGGAAGACCAAGATTAGGTTTACGACAAGCGCTAATTAAAGTGGGTACACCAATTTCGGTTACGGAACGCTGGGAACAAGTGCAGAATAACCGCCAAGCTGCTAAAAAGGCTGTAGGTAATCTAACTCAAGATTTACAAGCTGTTTTAGAAAGCTTAATTAATGAAGACTGTTAA
- a CDS encoding L,D-transpeptidase, which translates to MENKAYQLNLFKLGLTTILILFSWQLRVTAQNQVEQRETTQVITNQGSSNSIETNYSPKSSTVDSGSERVRTLLMRLKLLAPINSPQTKPNPVNTSEQNIHLRLVLKERRIYVYQGNVLQASYPVAIGKPGWETPTGKFTVMNMVENPAWENPFTSDKEIVPPGVQNPLGERWIGFWTDGKDEIGFHGTYKRDSVGKAISHGCVRMYNEDIRSLYKLVKIGTIVNVVP; encoded by the coding sequence ATGGAAAATAAAGCATATCAATTGAATCTATTTAAGTTGGGTTTAACTACCATTTTGATTCTCTTTTCTTGGCAATTACGTGTTACAGCCCAAAACCAAGTTGAGCAGAGAGAAACTACTCAGGTAATTACTAATCAAGGAAGTTCTAACTCTATCGAAACGAATTATTCTCCAAAGTCGTCAACTGTGGATAGTGGTTCTGAAAGAGTAAGAACTTTACTAATGAGGCTTAAACTTCTAGCACCAATAAATTCTCCTCAAACAAAGCCCAATCCTGTTAACACTTCTGAGCAAAATATTCATTTACGCCTCGTCCTTAAAGAACGAAGAATCTATGTTTATCAGGGTAATGTTTTACAAGCCAGCTATCCAGTAGCAATTGGTAAACCAGGTTGGGAAACGCCAACAGGTAAATTTACAGTTATGAATATGGTAGAAAATCCAGCTTGGGAAAATCCTTTTACTTCCGATAAAGAAATTGTTCCTCCTGGTGTACAAAATCCATTAGGAGAACGCTGGATTGGATTTTGGACTGATGGCAAAGATGAAATTGGATTTCATGGCACTTACAAGCGAGATTCGGTAGGTAAAGCAATTTCTCACGGTTGTGTAAGGATGTACAATGAAGATATACGGAGTTTGTATAAACTAGTAAAAATAGGGACTATTGTAAATGTAGTTCCCTAG
- the clpS gene encoding ATP-dependent Clp protease adapter ClpS, which yields MVTKLSIPVYAMSTAPTVTPERTSQTVSKPYPNYKVIVLNDDFNTFQHVAECLMKYIPGMTGDLAWDLTNQVHYEGQAIVWVGPQEPAELYHQQLRRAGLTMAPLEAA from the coding sequence ATGGTTACAAAACTTTCAATACCTGTTTATGCCATGAGTACAGCACCAACCGTAACTCCCGAACGGACTAGTCAAACTGTCAGCAAGCCTTATCCTAATTACAAGGTGATTGTGTTAAATGATGACTTTAATACTTTTCAACACGTTGCCGAGTGTTTGATGAAGTATATTCCTGGTATGACTGGTGATTTGGCTTGGGATCTCACTAATCAAGTACATTATGAGGGGCAAGCGATCGTTTGGGTAGGGCCACAAGAACCAGCAGAATTGTATCATCAACAATTGCGTAGGGCTGGCCTGACGATGGCTCCCTTAGAGGCGGCTTAA
- a CDS encoding protein kinase domain-containing protein yields MLTGKVLRNRYRILKFLGGGAFGETYLAEDLDLPNHPQFVVKQLKPKISQAEVLQVARRLFENEARYLYQLGNLSPQIPKLLAHFEENGEFYLVQEFVDGDDLSVEIIPGKKWSEQAVIQLLQEILEVLAIVHQQNIIHRDIKPKNLMRRKEDGKIVLIDFGAVKEVKGLGVDTQGQVTSTIVIGSNGYMPNEQANSKPKLASDIYAVGIIGIQALLGKFPQEFQEDPKTGEIIWQTEVNVSKKLANILNKMVHYHFSQRYQSADEALQALKSVSSKPLSFLPFTIKKIISTQKTLISSCLGIVVLISLGTILVNSVNRPKPIPNSNTTLNNVNMPTEPLPDVKLVCPETNSPSLDNKKYWVVGRTRYYNLPENKFTGKGTLTLPNNQYKEAWDRYDGEIKDNKFNGCGSYRFANGDRYIGQFENGFYQGKGKLICKNGQKFIGNFKKGLFEGEGIFTSNKGLSKGGLWEEGKLKGDENITVSCDTTY; encoded by the coding sequence ATGCTAACAGGCAAAGTTCTGCGTAACCGCTATCGGATTTTAAAGTTTTTGGGGGGTGGTGCATTTGGCGAAACTTATTTAGCCGAAGACTTAGATTTACCCAACCATCCTCAGTTTGTTGTTAAACAACTCAAACCTAAAATCTCTCAAGCAGAAGTTTTACAAGTTGCTCGCAGATTATTTGAAAATGAAGCAAGATATTTATATCAATTAGGAAATCTTAGTCCACAAATTCCTAAACTATTGGCTCACTTTGAAGAAAATGGTGAGTTTTATCTAGTACAAGAATTTGTAGATGGGGATGACTTAAGTGTAGAAATTATTCCTGGTAAAAAATGGAGTGAGCAAGCTGTTATCCAACTGTTACAGGAAATCTTAGAAGTTTTAGCAATAGTTCATCAGCAAAATATTATTCACCGAGATATCAAACCGAAAAACTTGATGCGGCGTAAAGAAGACGGCAAGATAGTGCTGATTGACTTTGGCGCTGTTAAAGAAGTTAAAGGTTTGGGAGTTGATACTCAAGGTCAAGTTACTTCAACTATTGTTATAGGCTCTAATGGTTATATGCCGAATGAGCAAGCTAATTCTAAACCAAAATTAGCTAGTGACATTTATGCAGTAGGCATAATTGGTATTCAAGCCTTGTTAGGTAAATTTCCCCAAGAATTTCAAGAAGATCCTAAAACTGGTGAAATAATTTGGCAAACTGAAGTAAATGTAAGTAAGAAATTAGCTAACATTTTAAATAAAATGGTACATTACCATTTTAGCCAAAGATATCAATCAGCAGATGAAGCTTTGCAAGCGTTGAAATCAGTTTCATCTAAACCATTATCATTCCTACCTTTCACAATCAAAAAAATAATATCAACCCAAAAAACACTAATTTCTAGTTGTTTAGGTATTGTTGTTTTAATTAGCTTAGGAACTATATTAGTCAATTCTGTAAATAGACCTAAACCTATACCTAACAGTAATACAACTTTAAATAATGTAAATATGCCTACCGAACCTCTACCAGATGTGAAGCTAGTCTGTCCAGAGACAAATTCACCATCTCTAGATAATAAAAAATATTGGGTTGTAGGTAGAACTAGATATTATAATTTACCAGAAAATAAATTCACTGGCAAAGGAACCCTCACCTTACCTAATAATCAATATAAGGAAGCTTGGGATAGGTACGATGGAGAGATTAAAGATAATAAATTTAATGGTTGTGGATCATATAGATTTGCCAATGGCGATCGTTATATAGGTCAGTTTGAAAATGGTTTTTATCAAGGAAAGGGCAAATTGATTTGCAAAAATGGTCAAAAATTTATAGGTAACTTTAAAAAAGGTTTGTTTGAGGGGGAAGGAATTTTTACCTCTAATAAAGGCTTAAGTAAAGGCGGACTCTGGGAAGAAGGAAAATTAAAAGGCGACGAAAATATAACTGTGAGTTGTGATACCACCTATTAA